In Chaetodon trifascialis isolate fChaTrf1 chromosome 2, fChaTrf1.hap1, whole genome shotgun sequence, one DNA window encodes the following:
- the LOC139336836 gene encoding CMRF35-like molecule 1, whose protein sequence is MITFYAYSCLLSALTVVGMKYLNIKGHVGQNVTIKCSDWNTFTDVKSNVKYFCEAPCLTDKHIIVKAAIGQTKHRNGIQLFNSAADAFVTFTNLQKSDSKRYYCGVERFGRDALIEMNLKVTDAECSGPKTTPKAFDVTSSTVSSSSTDIIPDASTSSIIHSTTTPASAAQGAGHGPYLIAGFILIIILVVAALMLTRKVIKKQQMIVNTQQPDAGEGPADTDGVYQSLHLFMKDEEVYSSLKTTQTVCDSTSMSQ, encoded by the exons atgataacattttatGCGTACTCTTGTCTTCTTTCTG CTCTGACTGTTGTGGGGATGAAGTACCTCAACATAAAGGGACATGTTGGGCAAAATGTGACGATCAAATGCTCCGACTGGAACACTTTCACTGATGTAAAATCTAACGTTAAGTACTTCTGTGAAGCTCCATGCttgacagacaaacacatcatcGTCAAAGCAGCCATTGGACAGACTAAACACAGGAATGGGATACAGTTATTTAACAGTGCAGCAGATGCATTTGTCACCTTCACTAATCTCCAAAAGTCAGACTCAAAGAGATATTATTGTGGAGTAGAGAGGTTTGGCCGTGATGCACTGATAGAGATGAATCTTAAAGTTACAGA TGCTGAGTGTTCAGGTCCCAAGACAACTCCAAAAGCATTTGATGTAACCAGCTCCACGGTGTCTTCAAGCAGCACAGATATCATTCCTGATGCTTCcacatcatccatcatccattcTACAACAACTCCTGCATCAGCAGCACAAGGAGCTG GCCATGGACCATATTTGATTGCAGGTTTCATTTTGATAATAATCTTAGTGGTGGCTGCACTGATGCTTACCAGGAAGGTGATCAAGAAACAACAAA tgatTGTTAACACCCAGCAACCAGACGCAGGAGAG GGCCCTGCAGATACTGATGGAGTCTACCAGTCACTACACCTATTTATGAAGGATGAAGAAGTCTACAGCTCTCTCAAAACCACCCAAACCGTCTGTGACTCAACATCTATGTCACAATGA